The following proteins are encoded in a genomic region of Methylobacterium tardum:
- a CDS encoding GCG_CRPN prefix-to-repeats domain-containing protein, with protein MRMKLAGAALLALGTLTATIDTADAAQGCGPGFHRGFYGWCKPNWRPYAYRPVYYARPVVYGWHRPWAWRRVGWHRPWGWHHHGGWRHAAWHHGW; from the coding sequence ATGCGAATGAAGCTTGCAGGCGCCGCTCTCCTCGCGCTCGGCACCCTGACCGCCACAATCGACACGGCGGACGCCGCGCAGGGCTGCGGCCCCGGGTTCCACAGGGGCTTCTACGGCTGGTGCAAGCCCAATTGGCGCCCCTACGCCTACCGCCCGGTCTACTACGCGCGGCCGGTGGTCTACGGCTGGCACCGTCCCTGGGCCTGGCGCCGCGTCGGCTGGCACCGCCCCTGGGGTTGGCACCATCATGGCGGCTGGCGTCACGCGGCTTGGCACCACGGATGGTGA
- a CDS encoding ABC transporter permease: MSRASIPKAALLVLLVAFLAAPEAFAGLFRPFAPAGTPPIYAQTPLLTLAVNHLLLVAAATLAASLLALGSAIAATRPAGRDVLPFARALANLGQTFPPVAVLALAVPIFGFGTVPTLIALVLYGLLPIFETALTGLEGLDPALMEAARGIGMTDRQRLVQVELPLALPMILSGIRLSAVIGLATATIGSTVAASTLGEVIVSGLLTGNTAYVLQGGLVVSALAILIDAGLRALETGAARRAGSHA, encoded by the coding sequence GTGAGCCGGGCGTCGATCCCGAAGGCCGCGCTGCTCGTCCTGCTGGTCGCGTTCCTGGCGGCGCCGGAGGCGTTTGCGGGGCTGTTCCGGCCGTTCGCGCCCGCCGGCACCCCGCCGATCTACGCGCAGACCCCGCTCCTGACGCTGGCCGTCAACCACCTCCTGCTGGTCGCCGCCGCGACCCTGGCGGCCAGCCTGCTCGCCCTGGGCTCCGCAATCGCGGCGACCCGGCCGGCCGGGCGCGACGTCCTGCCCTTCGCCCGCGCGCTCGCCAATCTCGGCCAGACCTTCCCGCCGGTCGCCGTCCTGGCGCTGGCGGTGCCGATCTTCGGGTTCGGCACGGTCCCGACGCTGATCGCCCTCGTCCTGTACGGATTGCTGCCGATCTTCGAGACGGCCCTGACCGGCCTGGAGGGCCTCGATCCGGCGCTGATGGAGGCGGCACGCGGCATCGGGATGACCGATCGCCAGCGGCTCGTGCAGGTGGAGCTCCCTCTCGCGCTGCCGATGATCCTCTCGGGGATCCGACTCTCGGCCGTCATCGGCCTCGCGACGGCGACGATCGGCTCGACAGTCGCGGCCAGCACCCTCGGCGAGGTCATCGTCTCCGGCCTCCTCACCGGCAACACCGCCTACGTCCTGCAGGGCGGCCTCGTGGTCTCGGCGCTGGCGATCCTGATCGACGCCGGCCTGCGCGCGCTCGAAACCGGAGCGGCGCGCCGGGCCGGGTCTCATGCCTAG
- a CDS encoding ABC transporter ATP-binding protein: MIELAHVSRVVGGRTIVADVSLRVAAGTILTVVGTSGSGKTTLLRLINRLAEPSAGTIRVAGRDVRTVPPHALRRGIGYAIQGHGLFPHRTVAENIGAVPKLLGWERARIAARVDELLTLFRLDPALYRDRLPAALSGGEQQRIGVARALAAEPPILLMDEPFGALDPIIRGRAQDDLKAIQQRYGTTIVLVTHDMNEALRLGDRIAVMDGGRLVQEADPTALIGAPATEFVGALLGRGDRAFQLMALRLVDDLAEPGPAPGAPIPAGTSVRDALAESLWSQRPALPVSRDGVILGRVTRARLEAQGAGP; the protein is encoded by the coding sequence ATGATTGAACTCGCGCATGTCAGCCGCGTCGTCGGCGGCCGCACGATCGTGGCCGATGTCAGCCTGCGGGTCGCGGCCGGAACGATCCTGACGGTGGTCGGCACGTCGGGTTCGGGCAAGACGACCCTGCTGCGGCTGATCAACCGCCTCGCCGAGCCGAGCGCCGGCACGATCCGGGTGGCGGGCCGGGACGTCCGGACCGTCCCGCCCCACGCGCTGCGCCGCGGGATCGGCTACGCCATCCAGGGGCACGGGCTGTTTCCTCACCGCACCGTCGCGGAGAATATCGGCGCGGTGCCCAAACTCCTCGGCTGGGAGCGGGCGCGGATCGCCGCCAGGGTCGACGAACTCCTCACCCTGTTCCGTCTCGATCCGGCGCTCTACCGCGACCGCCTTCCGGCGGCGCTCTCCGGCGGCGAGCAGCAGCGGATCGGCGTCGCCCGCGCCCTCGCCGCCGAGCCGCCGATCCTGCTGATGGACGAACCCTTCGGCGCCCTCGATCCGATCATCCGCGGCCGGGCTCAGGACGACTTGAAGGCGATCCAGCAGCGCTACGGCACCACGATCGTGCTGGTGACACACGACATGAACGAGGCCCTGCGCCTCGGCGACCGGATCGCCGTGATGGATGGAGGGCGCTTGGTCCAGGAGGCCGACCCGACGGCTCTGATCGGCGCGCCGGCGACCGAATTCGTCGGCGCCCTGCTCGGCCGCGGCGACCGCGCCTTCCAGCTCATGGCCCTGCGGCTCGTGGACGATCTCGCCGAGCCCGGCCCGGCGCCGGGCGCGCCGATCCCGGCCGGCACCTCGGTGCGCGATGCCCTGGCCGAGAGCCTGTGGTCGCAGCGCCCGGCTCTGCCGGTGAGCCGCGACGGCGTCATCCTGGGCCGGGTGACGCGGGCGAGGCTCGAGGCGCAGGGCGCGGGCCCGTGA
- a CDS encoding ABC transporter permease → MSGHMAARARAGFRPARPGADPLGSVFAALLGLGLLALPLVTARPNRIALGTPLMAWSALPLGQALALGAVLGCVAPLLALRIAPGLRLAAGSAALGLLCLAAGWAADHLTPPGDRYGRISLDAGWWLAFATAGLAAGDGLARLRPSPALQIGALALVAALVGLVLRSGFWDNLSVLREYVGRSDTFGREVRTHAGLALSSVAAAALVGIPAAILAHPVPTLRAALLSVFNVVQTIPSMALFGMLIAPLAWIGRTVPGAADLGIAGIGAAPAFVALFAYALLPVTAATVAGLDAVPGPVRDAARGVGMTDRQRLVQVELPLALPAILTGIRIVLVQNIGLAVIAGLVGGGGLGVYVFQGISQNAGDLVLLGALPTVAMASGAAVLLDAVIDLSRGRAADRTP, encoded by the coding sequence ATGAGCGGACACATGGCGGCCCGGGCGCGCGCCGGTTTCCGCCCGGCCCGGCCGGGGGCCGACCCGCTGGGTTCTGTCTTCGCGGCCCTCCTCGGCCTCGGCCTCCTCGCCTTGCCGCTGGTGACGGCGCGCCCGAACCGGATCGCGTTGGGTACGCCCCTGATGGCGTGGTCGGCCCTGCCCCTTGGCCAAGCCCTGGCGCTCGGCGCCGTCCTCGGATGCGTCGCGCCGCTGCTCGCGCTGCGGATCGCACCGGGCCTGCGCCTCGCCGCCGGGAGTGCCGCGCTCGGGCTGCTCTGCCTCGCGGCCGGCTGGGCGGCCGATCACCTGACGCCGCCCGGCGACCGCTACGGCCGGATCTCCCTGGATGCGGGCTGGTGGCTGGCCTTCGCGACCGCCGGCCTCGCGGCCGGCGACGGGCTGGCGCGGCTGCGGCCGAGCCCGGCGCTGCAGATCGGCGCGCTGGCGCTCGTTGCAGCCCTCGTAGGGCTCGTCCTGCGCTCCGGGTTCTGGGACAACCTCTCGGTGCTGCGGGAATATGTCGGCCGCTCCGACACGTTCGGCCGAGAGGTCCGGACCCATGCCGGCCTCGCCCTATCCTCGGTGGCTGCCGCCGCCCTGGTCGGGATCCCGGCGGCGATCCTGGCCCATCCGGTCCCTACCTTACGGGCGGCGCTGCTCTCGGTCTTCAACGTCGTGCAGACGATCCCGTCGATGGCCCTGTTCGGGATGCTGATCGCTCCCCTCGCCTGGATCGGCCGGACGGTCCCGGGGGCGGCGGATCTCGGCATCGCGGGGATCGGCGCCGCACCGGCCTTCGTGGCCCTGTTCGCCTACGCGCTCCTGCCGGTCACCGCCGCGACCGTCGCCGGCCTCGACGCCGTGCCCGGGCCGGTGCGCGACGCCGCGCGGGGCGTCGGCATGACCGACCGGCAGCGCTTGGTACAGGTGGAGCTGCCGCTCGCCCTCCCGGCCATCCTCACCGGTATCCGCATCGTGCTCGTCCAGAATATCGGGCTGGCGGTGATCGCCGGGCTCGTCGGCGGCGGCGGTCTCGGCGTGTACGTCTTCCAGGGCATCAGCCAGAACGCGGGCGACCTCGTGCTGCTCGGCGCGCTGCCGACGGTGGCCATGGCCAGCGGCGCGGCGGTGCTGCTCGATGCGGTCATCGACCTCAGTCGCGGCCGGGCGGCGGACCGGACCCCATGA
- the osmF gene encoding glycine betaine ABC transporter substrate-binding protein OsmF — protein MSHAMTKRLLVGFLALLLTVAGAQAAGIVVSSKLDTEGGVLGNIILQALKAKGLPTVDKIELGATPIVRQALLEGQIDIYPEYTGNAAFFFSKADLPVWKDPGAAYETARTLDLQANDLVWLNPASADNTWAIAVRADIAQANGLRTMSDFGRYVAGGGRIKLAASSEFVSAPAALPAFGKAYGFALRPDQLVILSGGDTAGTIAAAMRGTSGTNAAMVFGTDGSLTVARLVVMADDKRVQPVYQPAPVVRGPVLKAHPEIAAVLDPIFRRLDLATLQELNGRVQLGGEPASSVAADFLRRNGFVP, from the coding sequence ATGTCTCACGCGATGACGAAGCGGCTTCTGGTGGGATTCCTCGCGCTGCTTCTGACGGTGGCCGGCGCGCAGGCGGCCGGCATCGTCGTGTCGTCCAAGCTCGATACGGAGGGCGGCGTCCTCGGGAACATCATCCTGCAGGCTTTGAAGGCCAAGGGCCTGCCGACCGTCGACAAGATCGAGCTCGGCGCCACGCCGATCGTTCGCCAGGCCCTGCTCGAGGGCCAGATCGACATCTACCCGGAATATACCGGCAACGCGGCGTTCTTCTTCAGCAAGGCGGACCTCCCGGTCTGGAAGGATCCGGGCGCTGCCTACGAGACCGCCAGGACCCTCGATCTCCAGGCCAACGACCTCGTCTGGCTGAATCCGGCCTCGGCCGACAACACCTGGGCGATCGCGGTCCGCGCGGACATCGCCCAGGCCAACGGCCTGCGGACGATGAGCGATTTCGGCCGCTACGTGGCCGGCGGCGGCCGGATCAAGCTCGCCGCGTCCTCGGAATTCGTCTCCGCGCCGGCCGCGCTCCCGGCCTTCGGCAAGGCCTACGGCTTCGCGCTCAGGCCGGACCAGCTGGTCATCCTGTCGGGCGGCGACACCGCCGGCACGATCGCCGCGGCGATGCGGGGCACCTCGGGCACGAACGCCGCCATGGTGTTCGGCACCGACGGCAGCCTCACCGTCGCGCGGCTCGTCGTCATGGCGGACGACAAGCGCGTCCAGCCGGTCTACCAGCCGGCGCCGGTGGTCCGCGGGCCGGTTCTCAAGGCGCATCCGGAGATCGCCGCGGTGCTCGATCCGATCTTCCGCAGGCTCGATCTGGCCACGCTGCAGGAGCTCAACGGCCGCGTGCAGCTCGGCGGCGAGCCGGCCTCGTCCGTCGCGGCAGATTTCCTCAGGCGGAACGGCTTCGTGCCCTAG
- a CDS encoding putative bifunctional diguanylate cyclase/phosphodiesterase: MRSVYTCLAEAHDHRLILLAAAICITGVYGSFSVAAHAARSMGRAAWTWGAAAIVASGCTAWATHMVALLAFRPGMPAGFEPTLTALSLLIAIGGIGISIGFVIGQRDRARRFAAGLALGISIAALHYLGEASYLVAGTVVWDPALVAVSLAASLLMFGAALMVAGERRRPWRRAAAPLLLAGIGVLHLGGMAAMTLTFDPERPLPAEAVPPEVVAPIVACVSFGLLTLALVGLRLTLSARAQARRDQERLRELANLAVEGLAVCDGETIKTANRSLEQMSGVGAGALSGRRLSDVLPGLVVSALPEREEREAELVGADGQSVPVRVLRSEVPLGSGLQTVLAVRDQRERLQTESRMRMLAYSDALTGLPNRAHFHDLLARHAASCGERDQPFAVFILDLDRFKLVNDTLGHGLGDTLLRKAAERLTAALGAQDLVARLGGDEFAVLQAAPDGPEAVQALAARIIELIDRPFLIDGQLVNVGASVGAALAPADGREPGTLLRNADLALYKAKADGKGTFRRFDPMLDARVQARRSLEADLRRAITVQEFELHYQPLVDARTGRITAAEALVRWRHPERGLVPPADFIPLAEETGLIGPLGQWVLRTACTQAARWPSHIRVAVNLSPAQFRDLRLAETVKAALTASGLAADRLELEITEGVLLADEERTLATLTRLRAAGVSISMDDFGTGYSSLSYLRRFPFDKIKVDRSFVRQLPGDPESAAIVRAIITMGACLGMTITVEGVETAEQFAFTAASGCDQVQGYHVSRPLPEAEFLSFVDAREAA, translated from the coding sequence ATGCGATCCGTCTATACGTGCCTCGCCGAGGCACATGACCACCGACTCATCCTGCTCGCTGCGGCCATCTGCATCACGGGCGTCTACGGCTCGTTCTCGGTGGCAGCTCACGCGGCGCGCTCGATGGGGCGTGCCGCCTGGACCTGGGGCGCCGCCGCCATCGTGGCGTCGGGCTGCACCGCCTGGGCCACCCACATGGTCGCGCTGCTCGCCTTCAGGCCCGGCATGCCCGCCGGCTTCGAGCCGACCCTCACGGCCCTGTCGCTCCTGATCGCCATCGGCGGCATCGGGATCAGCATCGGGTTCGTGATCGGCCAGCGGGATCGGGCGCGCCGGTTCGCGGCCGGCCTCGCCCTCGGGATCAGCATCGCGGCGCTGCACTATCTCGGCGAGGCCTCCTACTTGGTCGCCGGGACCGTGGTGTGGGATCCAGCCCTCGTGGCCGTCTCGCTGGCGGCGAGCCTGCTGATGTTCGGTGCGGCCCTGATGGTCGCTGGCGAGCGGCGTCGTCCGTGGCGCCGGGCTGCGGCACCGCTGCTGCTTGCGGGGATCGGTGTCCTCCATCTCGGCGGCATGGCGGCAATGACGCTGACCTTCGATCCGGAGCGGCCGCTGCCGGCCGAGGCGGTCCCGCCAGAGGTGGTGGCGCCGATCGTGGCGTGCGTCTCGTTCGGGCTCCTGACCCTGGCCCTCGTCGGCCTGCGCCTGACCCTGAGCGCCCGGGCGCAGGCCCGGCGGGACCAGGAGCGCCTGCGTGAGCTGGCCAACCTCGCCGTCGAAGGTCTCGCCGTCTGCGACGGCGAGACCATCAAGACCGCCAACCGGAGCCTTGAGCAGATGTCGGGTGTCGGCGCCGGTGCGCTGAGCGGCCGCCGCCTGTCGGATGTCCTGCCCGGCCTCGTCGTCTCGGCCCTGCCCGAGCGCGAGGAGCGGGAGGCCGAGCTGGTCGGCGCCGACGGGCAGAGCGTGCCGGTGCGCGTGCTGCGCAGCGAAGTCCCCCTCGGCAGCGGGCTCCAGACCGTGCTGGCCGTCCGCGATCAGCGGGAGCGCCTGCAGACCGAGTCGCGGATGCGCATGCTGGCCTATTCGGACGCGCTGACGGGCCTGCCGAACCGCGCCCATTTTCACGACCTGCTCGCCCGCCACGCCGCGTCCTGCGGCGAACGCGATCAGCCCTTCGCGGTCTTCATTCTCGATCTCGACCGGTTCAAGCTCGTGAACGACACCCTCGGGCACGGTCTCGGCGACACGCTGCTGCGCAAGGCGGCCGAGCGCCTGACGGCGGCGCTGGGTGCGCAGGATCTGGTCGCGCGGCTTGGCGGTGACGAGTTCGCGGTCCTGCAGGCCGCCCCGGACGGTCCCGAGGCGGTGCAGGCTCTGGCCGCGCGCATCATCGAGCTGATCGACCGCCCGTTCCTGATCGACGGTCAGCTCGTCAATGTCGGCGCCTCGGTCGGCGCCGCGCTCGCGCCGGCGGATGGCCGCGAGCCGGGCACGCTGCTGCGCAACGCCGACCTCGCGCTGTACAAGGCCAAAGCGGATGGCAAGGGCACGTTCCGCCGGTTCGATCCCATGCTGGACGCGCGCGTCCAGGCCCGGCGCAGCCTGGAGGCGGACCTGCGCCGCGCGATCACGGTGCAGGAATTCGAGCTGCACTATCAGCCCCTCGTCGATGCGCGCACGGGCCGGATCACCGCGGCGGAAGCGCTGGTGCGCTGGCGCCATCCGGAGCGCGGCCTCGTTCCGCCTGCCGATTTCATCCCGCTCGCCGAGGAGACGGGTCTGATCGGACCGCTGGGACAATGGGTCCTGCGCACGGCCTGCACCCAGGCGGCCCGCTGGCCGTCGCACATCCGGGTGGCCGTCAATCTCTCCCCGGCCCAGTTCCGGGACCTCCGCCTCGCCGAGACCGTGAAGGCGGCGCTCACCGCTTCCGGTCTCGCCGCGGACCGCCTGGAGCTGGAGATCACCGAGGGCGTGCTGCTGGCCGACGAAGAGCGCACCCTCGCCACCCTGACCCGATTGCGGGCGGCGGGCGTCAGCATCTCGATGGACGATTTCGGGACGGGCTACTCCTCGCTGAGCTACCTGCGCCGCTTTCCCTTCGACAAGATCAAGGTCGACCGATCCTTCGTGCGGCAGCTTCCGGGCGACCCGGAGAGCGCCGCTATCGTCCGGGCGATCATCACCATGGGGGCGTGCCTCGGCATGACCATCACGGTCGAAGGCGTCGAGACGGCCGAGCAGTTCGCCTTCACGGCCGCCTCAGGTTGTGACCAGGTGCAGGGCTATCACGTCAGCCGCCCGCTGCCGGAAGCGGAGTTCCTGTCGTTCGTCGACGCGCGCGAGGCCGCATGA
- a CDS encoding BLUF domain-containing protein has translation MTPRDRSDLFRLVYRSRSAIAGSPAEVQRIVGAIVAASQHRNAGAGVTGAMLFASLHFVQALEGPASAVEAIFDRICCDLRHTGIEVVECGPVLEPAFGSGPMSHLVPDADAGALLDRLDSEAECVEAAAAAMKLMLALLQTTAAGQDREPIPFMRAS, from the coding sequence ATGACTCCCAGGGACCGCTCCGACCTGTTCCGGCTGGTCTACCGCAGCCGCAGCGCGATCGCGGGCAGCCCTGCGGAGGTGCAGCGCATCGTCGGCGCCATCGTGGCGGCGTCCCAGCACCGGAATGCCGGAGCCGGCGTCACCGGTGCGATGCTCTTTGCCAGCCTGCACTTCGTGCAGGCTCTGGAAGGGCCGGCCTCCGCCGTGGAGGCGATCTTCGACCGGATCTGCTGCGACCTGCGCCATACCGGCATCGAGGTGGTCGAGTGCGGACCCGTGCTCGAACCGGCCTTCGGCAGCGGGCCCATGAGCCACCTGGTGCCGGATGCCGATGCCGGCGCCTTGCTGGACCGGCTCGACAGCGAGGCCGAATGCGTCGAGGCCGCCGCGGCGGCGATGAAGCTGATGCTGGCGCTGCTTCAGACAACGGCTGCCGGGCAGGATCGCGAGCCGATCCCATTCATGCGCGC